The following are encoded together in the Capsulimonas corticalis genome:
- a CDS encoding phytanoyl-CoA dioxygenase family protein: MNTIKISSAELQSGTITPEHLAVAVEALSTDGYIVLEDVVDLDHVAVLREKMTQDVEASLRRPDAAFNFNRGNIQQNPPPYAPYLFRDVLVNDIAIAVTHAILGNGLKNGMYSGNTAIKADGKRQPVHADIGQLWPNVHATPAFAFVVNVPVVDMTPENGSTEIWPGTHLDNTVAIQDEDIKVSLDVLEDRRRIVPPFQPSVKAGSIVIRDIRMWHAGMPNLTDQPRPMIAMIHYVSWFPAPEIEFADGSQAILEHPILKTSAKFVQDKINYIEQTEAYEFQAEK; the protein is encoded by the coding sequence ATGAACACGATCAAAATCAGCAGCGCGGAGCTGCAAAGCGGGACCATCACTCCCGAACATCTGGCTGTCGCCGTGGAGGCGCTCAGCACGGACGGATATATTGTGCTGGAGGATGTCGTCGATCTGGACCACGTCGCCGTATTGCGGGAAAAGATGACCCAGGATGTCGAAGCGAGCCTGAGACGTCCCGACGCCGCGTTCAACTTCAACCGGGGCAATATCCAGCAGAACCCGCCGCCGTACGCTCCCTATCTGTTCCGCGATGTTCTGGTGAATGATATCGCGATCGCCGTCACGCACGCCATTCTGGGCAATGGTCTCAAAAACGGCATGTATAGCGGCAACACGGCGATCAAGGCCGACGGCAAGCGGCAGCCGGTCCACGCCGATATCGGCCAGCTCTGGCCGAACGTGCATGCGACACCCGCGTTCGCCTTCGTCGTCAACGTCCCGGTGGTGGATATGACGCCCGAAAACGGCTCCACGGAGATCTGGCCAGGGACGCATCTCGACAACACCGTCGCGATTCAGGATGAAGATATCAAAGTCTCCCTGGACGTGCTGGAGGACCGTCGCCGGATCGTTCCGCCGTTTCAGCCGAGCGTGAAGGCCGGAAGCATCGTCATCCGCGATATCCGCATGTGGCACGCGGGGATGCCCAACCTGACCGATCAACCGCGCCCGATGATCGCGATGATCCACTATGTGTCCTGGTTCCCAGCGCCGGAGATCGAGTTCGCGGACGGTTCGCAGGCGATCTTGGAGCACCCGATCCTGAAGACGTCCGCCAAGTTTGTCCAGGACAAGATCAACTATATCGAGCAAACGGAAGCGTACGAGTTCCAGGCGGAAAAGTAA
- a CDS encoding type II secretion system protein → MKNYRAIAGSHRSAFTLIELLVVIAIIAILAAILFPVFAKAREKARQTSCASNMKQLGLAVMQYVQDSDETYPSAWGSDVCTQTWRQMVYNYVKSADVYRCPSNPAGKDAAWDPAAGNGCTARVYPQIWQSYSANSNSVNGLNQNAPFANGNSPIALATIQAPAQVILLTEALAPYPDASINNTGVQLFAGHTQQTNLLFCDGHVKSMRLSQTINETDGGGSRTNLWSIDNTPLSGGNFSNAQTVINNAYGVK, encoded by the coding sequence ATGAAGAACTATCGAGCCATCGCCGGATCCCATCGTTCCGCATTCACTCTTATCGAGCTGCTAGTTGTGATCGCCATCATAGCGATTCTCGCCGCAATCCTTTTCCCCGTCTTCGCCAAGGCCCGCGAAAAGGCCCGGCAGACGAGCTGCGCTTCCAATATGAAGCAGCTGGGACTCGCGGTGATGCAATATGTCCAGGACTCCGATGAAACCTATCCGAGCGCCTGGGGATCCGACGTCTGCACGCAGACCTGGCGCCAGATGGTTTACAACTATGTGAAGAGCGCCGACGTTTATCGCTGTCCTTCGAACCCGGCTGGTAAGGACGCCGCCTGGGACCCGGCGGCGGGCAACGGCTGCACGGCGCGCGTCTACCCGCAAATCTGGCAGTCCTATTCGGCGAATTCCAACAGCGTGAACGGTCTGAACCAGAATGCGCCATTCGCCAACGGCAACTCGCCCATCGCCCTGGCGACGATTCAGGCGCCCGCCCAGGTCATTCTGCTGACAGAGGCGCTGGCTCCGTATCCCGACGCCAGCATCAATAATACCGGCGTCCAGCTGTTCGCCGGCCATACACAGCAGACGAACCTGCTGTTTTGCGACGGCCATGTCAAATCCATGCGCCTGTCGCAAACGATCAATGAGACCGACGGCGGAGGTTCGCGAACCAACCTCTGGTCGATCGACAACACGCCGCTGAGCGGAGGCAACTTCTCAAACGCACAGACCGTCATCAACAACGCGTACGGCGTGAAATAG
- a CDS encoding phytanoyl-CoA dioxygenase family protein, whose product MLLETAAEVLTEEQIAHFYREGYVVVPGLAPEDAIDRVLANAPEPSREGGGWAAQSFDHKHPEQGAGIHALLAEPRIVSAARDIFGNEPRVLYGMLAIVPAHGGTGLPWHQDNQYMQVLGGALNLFIALCDITPDKAILWVAPRSHWLGVQPSKLTEQANTQGHREAAVEPENGMPLPAMRKGDVCIFDRNTYHRSLKNETGEPRYAYAAQYQSENARNAETGSIDTEEVGPRMLARDLRKLWLRHDPLS is encoded by the coding sequence ATGTTATTAGAGACAGCGGCAGAGGTTCTGACCGAGGAGCAAATCGCTCATTTTTATCGGGAAGGGTACGTGGTCGTTCCCGGTTTGGCTCCGGAAGATGCGATTGACCGCGTGCTGGCGAACGCACCCGAACCATCTCGGGAAGGCGGCGGCTGGGCCGCGCAGAGTTTCGACCACAAACATCCCGAGCAGGGCGCCGGCATTCACGCGCTGCTGGCCGAGCCGCGCATTGTCTCCGCCGCGCGGGATATCTTCGGGAACGAACCGCGCGTTCTTTACGGCATGCTGGCGATCGTGCCCGCGCACGGCGGAACTGGCTTGCCCTGGCATCAGGATAACCAGTACATGCAGGTGCTGGGCGGCGCGCTCAATCTTTTCATCGCTCTGTGCGACATCACTCCGGATAAGGCGATCCTGTGGGTGGCGCCGCGCAGCCATTGGCTCGGCGTGCAGCCCTCGAAACTCACCGAGCAGGCGAATACCCAGGGACACCGGGAAGCCGCCGTGGAGCCCGAAAACGGCATGCCGCTGCCGGCCATGCGAAAAGGCGATGTCTGCATTTTCGATCGCAATACCTACCACCGCTCGCTGAAGAACGAGACGGGCGAGCCCCGCTACGCCTACGCCGCCCAGTATCAATCCGAGAACGCCCGCAACGCCGAAACGGGATCCATCGACACGGAGGAAGTCGGGCCGCGCATGCTGGCGCGAGATCTGCGGAAGCTCTGGCTTCGCCACGACCCTCTCTCCTAA
- a CDS encoding LacI family DNA-binding transcriptional regulator has protein sequence MSTTQKDIAAKLKLSQSLVGKILNGSPNVWASEETRQRILVTARDMGYQPHAAARALRSGKTRIIGYLTLQPPGIDPRTEDGGEVKALASSMAEIGYGLLVNVLPSQHQLLTSLRQMAASRSCDAFVLWGAEADILEQGDLLEKLEAPFFVKGHYPAHPTWRQIDYDHHHMMAQVVAHFVSLGHRRIAYVGFEGKEEHLRRLLDGYMESMQANGLPTREALIVAEVSDIDLIAAHMERWLDLPEDEQPTAIAVGAGNAAWEGIETALARRGRFIGDRPGDIAVAGETHWPFRLMFGRAMGYTQVELADLIRAMASELIFPVLRGESVEPVVRIRPTLQPLDTLDLRNYSVVMVEGAPERR, from the coding sequence ATGAGCACAACGCAAAAAGATATCGCCGCGAAATTGAAGCTGTCCCAGAGTCTGGTCGGTAAGATTCTGAACGGCAGCCCCAATGTATGGGCGTCCGAGGAAACACGGCAGCGCATTCTGGTGACGGCGCGGGATATGGGATATCAGCCGCACGCGGCCGCGCGGGCGCTGCGTTCGGGCAAGACGCGCATTATCGGCTATCTGACGCTCCAGCCTCCGGGGATCGATCCGCGCACCGAAGACGGCGGGGAAGTCAAGGCGCTCGCCAGCAGCATGGCCGAGATCGGCTACGGACTGCTCGTCAATGTCCTGCCAAGCCAGCATCAGCTTCTGACCAGCCTGCGCCAGATGGCCGCGTCGCGGTCGTGTGACGCCTTTGTGCTCTGGGGCGCGGAAGCGGATATTCTGGAGCAGGGAGACCTGCTCGAAAAACTGGAGGCTCCGTTCTTCGTCAAGGGGCACTATCCCGCCCATCCCACATGGCGTCAGATCGATTACGATCATCACCACATGATGGCGCAGGTCGTCGCGCATTTCGTCTCGCTCGGCCATCGCCGGATCGCCTACGTCGGCTTTGAGGGCAAAGAGGAGCATCTGCGCCGCCTTCTTGATGGCTACATGGAAAGCATGCAGGCGAACGGGCTTCCGACGCGCGAGGCCCTGATCGTCGCCGAAGTCAGCGATATCGACCTTATTGCGGCGCATATGGAGCGCTGGCTGGATCTTCCCGAGGACGAGCAGCCGACCGCGATCGCAGTCGGCGCCGGCAACGCCGCCTGGGAAGGAATCGAAACCGCCCTGGCCCGGCGCGGGCGCTTCATCGGGGATCGCCCCGGCGACATCGCCGTCGCCGGCGAAACGCACTGGCCCTTCCGCCTGATGTTCGGGCGCGCCATGGGCTACACCCAGGTAGAACTCGCGGATCTGATCCGCGCCATGGCCTCCGAATTGATCTTCCCCGTCCTGCGCGGCGAATCGGTCGAACCAGTCGTGCGCATTCGCCCCACGCTCCAACCGCTCGACACCCTGGACCTGCGCAACTATAGTGTGGTCATGGTCGAAGGCGCTCCCGAGCGGCGATAA
- a CDS encoding helix-turn-helix domain-containing protein, which yields MMIDERVHITLRQIKTAHYESLCIEDQTLPFWVISHVRQGCVETRTGGERRTAPAGTVMIHPPHVSFCEIAEGPGMHEFLFLDAAMGEGVDLLRRRPVALTVPLTDPRAWSETFARLQQAERARSLAAVGYAVLLLSAIIDDWRAAGAPPRPASLAMPADRFADLVQYMREHLSERIDRDALASRMSLQPGSFNRAFRRAYGVSPMRMLRSLRLAHARRLVETTDDTMESISLRCGFEDVSYFSRAFRSCYGLPPGRYRQEMGEGPKSAWEGYSRSLCAPEPPDTIGV from the coding sequence ATGATGATTGACGAACGTGTCCATATCACACTGCGGCAAATCAAGACCGCTCACTACGAAAGCCTCTGCATTGAAGACCAAACCCTGCCCTTCTGGGTTATCAGCCATGTCCGACAAGGGTGCGTGGAAACGCGCACAGGCGGCGAGAGACGGACGGCGCCGGCGGGAACGGTGATGATCCATCCGCCGCATGTGTCGTTCTGCGAGATTGCCGAAGGGCCAGGGATGCACGAGTTTCTGTTTCTGGACGCGGCCATGGGCGAGGGAGTGGACCTGCTGCGGCGGCGCCCTGTCGCCCTCACCGTGCCTTTGACCGATCCAAGGGCCTGGTCAGAGACGTTTGCGCGATTGCAGCAGGCTGAACGCGCGCGCTCCCTGGCCGCCGTCGGATACGCCGTGCTGCTTCTGAGCGCGATTATCGACGATTGGCGCGCCGCCGGGGCGCCTCCGCGGCCCGCCTCCCTGGCGATGCCCGCCGATCGATTCGCGGATCTGGTCCAGTACATGCGTGAGCATCTGAGCGAACGCATCGATCGCGATGCGCTGGCGTCGCGCATGAGCCTCCAGCCTGGATCGTTCAACCGCGCCTTCCGTCGCGCCTACGGCGTATCGCCCATGCGGATGCTGCGCAGTCTTCGCCTGGCGCACGCCCGGCGGCTGGTAGAGACAACGGATGATACGATGGAATCGATTTCCCTTCGGTGCGGCTTCGAGGATGTTTCCTATTTTAGCCGCGCCTTTCGATCCTGCTACGGCTTGCCGCCGGGCCGCTATCGCCAAGAGATGGGGGAAGGCCCCAAAAGTGCATGGGAAGGTTACTCTCGTTCATTGTGCGCGCCCGAGCCTCCCGATACAATAGGAGTGTGA